One window of the Labeo rohita strain BAU-BD-2019 chromosome 9, IGBB_LRoh.1.0, whole genome shotgun sequence genome contains the following:
- the gulp1a gene encoding PTB domain-containing engulfment adapter protein 1 isoform X1, translating into MNRAFNRKKDKSWMHTPEALAKHFIAYNAKFLGHTEVDQPKGTEVVRDAVRKLKFQRHIKKSEGQKIPKVELQISIYGVKILDPKSKEVQHNCQLHRISFCADDKTDKRIFTFICKDSESNKHLCYVFDSEKCAEEITLTIGQAFDLAYKKFLESGGKDVETRKQIGGLQKRIQDLETENSELKKQLQVLEEQLMIAQVPPLLHINSSNEAYMLQRPSSLFWCHNVTSFSCLEISSVTLTPMSSPDSNLSAGLLTPPPAKPALSRPPSGASVPRPPGNSMSSKMPTDVFDMVPFSPMTPLVPLPASNGSAPPPPARPTEMRRDLFGAEPFDPFTCGAADFPPDIQSKLDEMQEGFKMGLTVEGTVFSLDPLDGRC; encoded by the exons ATAAATCATGGATGCACACTCCAGAAGCACTGGCCAAGCATTTTATAGCATACAATGCTAAG TTTCTGGGGCATACAGAAGTTGATCAACCCAAAGGTACAGAGGTCGTGAGAGATGCTGTCAGAAAGCTCAAG tTTCAGAGACATATTAAGAAGTCAGAGGGACAGAAGATCCCAAAAGTGGAATTACAGATCTCCATCTATGGAGTAAAAATATTAGATCCTAAATCAAAA GAAGTACAGCACAACTGTCAGTTGCACCGGATATCCTTCTGTGCAGATGATAAGACAGACAAAAGGATATTCACATTCATTTGTAAAGATTCAGAGTCCAACAAGCATCTCTGCTATGTGTTTGACAGTGAAAAATGT GCAGAGGAGATAACTTTGACTATCGGCCAAGCATTTGACTTGGCATACAAGAAGTTTCTGGAGTCTGGGGGAAAAGACGTAGAGACGAGGAAACAGATAGGTGGCCTACAGAAAAGA ATTCAAGATCTTGAAACTGAGAATTCTGAGTTGAAGAAGCAGTTGCAAGTTTTAGAGGAACAGCTGATGATTGCTCAGGTTCCTCCT CTTCTTCACATTAACTCTTCTAATGAGGCCTATATGCTTCAGAGACCCTCATCTCTCTTCTGGTGTCACAACGTGACCTCGTTCTCTTGCCTCGAAATCTCTTCTGTTACACTAACGCCAATGAGCTCACCTGACTCTAACCTTTCTGCTGGTCTTCTGACTCCTCCACCTGCTAAACCAGCTTTGTCAAGGCCTCCCAGTGGAGCCAGTGTTCCTCGTCCTCCT GGAAACAGCATGTCGTCGAAGATGCCCACTGATGTATTCGACATGGTTCCATTTTCTCCAATGACTCCATTGGTTCCATTACCAGCAAGTAATGGCTCAGCCCCTCCACCCCCTGCAAGGCCTACAGAAATGA ggAGAGACCTGTTTGGTGCAGAGCCATTTGACCCATTCACCTGCGGGGCAGCTGACTTCCCTCCTGACATCCAGTCCAAACTGGATGAGATGCAG gAGGGGTTCAAAATGGGACTAACAGTAGAGGGCACTGTCTTTTCCCTTGATCCGTTAGATGGACGCTGCTGA
- the gulp1a gene encoding PTB domain-containing engulfment adapter protein 1 isoform X3, with amino-acid sequence MNRAFNRKKDKSWMHTPEALAKHFIAYNAKFLGHTEVDQPKGTEVVRDAVRKLKFQRHIKKSEGQKIPKVELQISIYGVKILDPKSKEVQHNCQLHRISFCADDKTDKRIFTFICKDSESNKHLCYVFDSEKCAEEITLTIGQAFDLAYKKFLESGGKDVETRKQIGGLQKRIQDLETENSELKKQLQVLEEQLMIAQVPPGNSMSSKMPTDVFDMVPFSPMTPLVPLPASNGSAPPPPARPTEMRRDLFGAEPFDPFTCGAADFPPDIQSKLDEMQEGFKMGLTVEGTVFSLDPLDGRC; translated from the exons ATAAATCATGGATGCACACTCCAGAAGCACTGGCCAAGCATTTTATAGCATACAATGCTAAG TTTCTGGGGCATACAGAAGTTGATCAACCCAAAGGTACAGAGGTCGTGAGAGATGCTGTCAGAAAGCTCAAG tTTCAGAGACATATTAAGAAGTCAGAGGGACAGAAGATCCCAAAAGTGGAATTACAGATCTCCATCTATGGAGTAAAAATATTAGATCCTAAATCAAAA GAAGTACAGCACAACTGTCAGTTGCACCGGATATCCTTCTGTGCAGATGATAAGACAGACAAAAGGATATTCACATTCATTTGTAAAGATTCAGAGTCCAACAAGCATCTCTGCTATGTGTTTGACAGTGAAAAATGT GCAGAGGAGATAACTTTGACTATCGGCCAAGCATTTGACTTGGCATACAAGAAGTTTCTGGAGTCTGGGGGAAAAGACGTAGAGACGAGGAAACAGATAGGTGGCCTACAGAAAAGA ATTCAAGATCTTGAAACTGAGAATTCTGAGTTGAAGAAGCAGTTGCAAGTTTTAGAGGAACAGCTGATGATTGCTCAGGTTCCTCCT GGAAACAGCATGTCGTCGAAGATGCCCACTGATGTATTCGACATGGTTCCATTTTCTCCAATGACTCCATTGGTTCCATTACCAGCAAGTAATGGCTCAGCCCCTCCACCCCCTGCAAGGCCTACAGAAATGA ggAGAGACCTGTTTGGTGCAGAGCCATTTGACCCATTCACCTGCGGGGCAGCTGACTTCCCTCCTGACATCCAGTCCAAACTGGATGAGATGCAG gAGGGGTTCAAAATGGGACTAACAGTAGAGGGCACTGTCTTTTCCCTTGATCCGTTAGATGGACGCTGCTGA
- the gulp1a gene encoding PTB domain-containing engulfment adapter protein 1 isoform X2 yields MNRAFNRKKDKSWMHTPEALAKHFIAYNAKFLGHTEVDQPKGTEVVRDAVRKLKFQRHIKKSEGQKIPKVELQISIYGVKILDPKSKEVQHNCQLHRISFCADDKTDKRIFTFICKDSESNKHLCYVFDSEKCAEEITLTIGQAFDLAYKKFLESGGKDVETRKQIGGLQKRIQDLETENSELKKQLQVLEEQLMIAQVPPLLHINSSNEAYMLQRPSSLFWCHNVTSFSCLEISSVTLTPMSSPDSNLSAGLLTPPPAKPALSRPPSGASVPRPPGNSMSSKMPTDVFDMVPFSPMTPLVPLPASNGSAPPPPARPTEMRRDLFGAEPFDPFTCGAADFPPDIQSKLDEMQVTACL; encoded by the exons ATAAATCATGGATGCACACTCCAGAAGCACTGGCCAAGCATTTTATAGCATACAATGCTAAG TTTCTGGGGCATACAGAAGTTGATCAACCCAAAGGTACAGAGGTCGTGAGAGATGCTGTCAGAAAGCTCAAG tTTCAGAGACATATTAAGAAGTCAGAGGGACAGAAGATCCCAAAAGTGGAATTACAGATCTCCATCTATGGAGTAAAAATATTAGATCCTAAATCAAAA GAAGTACAGCACAACTGTCAGTTGCACCGGATATCCTTCTGTGCAGATGATAAGACAGACAAAAGGATATTCACATTCATTTGTAAAGATTCAGAGTCCAACAAGCATCTCTGCTATGTGTTTGACAGTGAAAAATGT GCAGAGGAGATAACTTTGACTATCGGCCAAGCATTTGACTTGGCATACAAGAAGTTTCTGGAGTCTGGGGGAAAAGACGTAGAGACGAGGAAACAGATAGGTGGCCTACAGAAAAGA ATTCAAGATCTTGAAACTGAGAATTCTGAGTTGAAGAAGCAGTTGCAAGTTTTAGAGGAACAGCTGATGATTGCTCAGGTTCCTCCT CTTCTTCACATTAACTCTTCTAATGAGGCCTATATGCTTCAGAGACCCTCATCTCTCTTCTGGTGTCACAACGTGACCTCGTTCTCTTGCCTCGAAATCTCTTCTGTTACACTAACGCCAATGAGCTCACCTGACTCTAACCTTTCTGCTGGTCTTCTGACTCCTCCACCTGCTAAACCAGCTTTGTCAAGGCCTCCCAGTGGAGCCAGTGTTCCTCGTCCTCCT GGAAACAGCATGTCGTCGAAGATGCCCACTGATGTATTCGACATGGTTCCATTTTCTCCAATGACTCCATTGGTTCCATTACCAGCAAGTAATGGCTCAGCCCCTCCACCCCCTGCAAGGCCTACAGAAATGA ggAGAGACCTGTTTGGTGCAGAGCCATTTGACCCATTCACCTGCGGGGCAGCTGACTTCCCTCCTGACATCCAGTCCAAACTGGATGAGATGCAGGTGACTGCATGTCTGTGA